The following are encoded in a window of Roseimaritima ulvae genomic DNA:
- a CDS encoding radical SAM protein: MRLPLRQLSSEQILRQRPEKNPVDPFRPYAFLVEPEPAADGQLVDVATVFLTNRECPFRCLMCDLWKNTTDDRVPPGAIPKQIDFALDRLPAAQQIKLYNSGNFFDPQAIPSADYQAIANRVRVFENVIVENHPRLCTPACVQFQRLLEATPLEIAMGLETIHSDVLPALNKQMTLDDYARAVEFLLAAEIAVRSFILLKPPFLSEPEGIDWALRSLDYAFSLGVGCCAVIPTRSGNGVMEQLQANEHFAPPSLSALESVMEQGLALATGRGRVFVDLWDIERFADCRRCVGLRRKRLHQMNVTQQPLPPVSCSCQENTP; this comes from the coding sequence ATGCGTCTCCCACTGCGGCAACTCAGCAGCGAACAGATTTTGCGGCAACGGCCGGAAAAAAATCCGGTCGATCCGTTTCGTCCTTATGCTTTTCTGGTCGAACCCGAACCGGCCGCGGATGGACAACTCGTTGATGTAGCGACCGTCTTTCTGACCAATCGTGAATGCCCCTTCCGGTGTTTGATGTGTGACCTGTGGAAGAACACCACGGACGATCGCGTCCCACCAGGCGCCATCCCCAAACAGATCGATTTTGCCCTCGACCGACTGCCCGCAGCTCAGCAGATCAAACTTTATAACAGCGGCAACTTCTTCGATCCCCAAGCGATCCCTTCGGCGGATTATCAAGCCATCGCCAACCGGGTGCGGGTCTTTGAGAACGTGATCGTCGAAAACCATCCACGGCTGTGTACGCCGGCGTGCGTGCAATTCCAGCGGTTGCTCGAAGCGACGCCGCTGGAAATCGCCATGGGCTTGGAAACCATTCACTCGGATGTCTTGCCCGCCCTGAACAAACAAATGACGCTGGACGATTACGCTCGAGCCGTGGAATTTTTGCTGGCCGCCGAAATCGCCGTCCGCAGTTTCATCCTCTTAAAGCCGCCCTTCCTGTCGGAACCGGAAGGCATCGATTGGGCTCTGCGATCGCTGGACTATGCTTTCTCGCTGGGCGTCGGATGCTGCGCGGTGATCCCCACACGTAGCGGCAACGGAGTGATGGAACAACTGCAGGCGAACGAGCATTTCGCTCCGCCTTCCCTATCCGCGTTGGAAAGCGTTATGGAACAGGGCCTCGCATTGGCAACAGGCCGCGGCAGGGTGTTTGTTGACTTGTGGGACATCGAGCGCTTCGCCGATTGCCGTCGCTGCGTGGGGCTCCGGCGCAAACGTTTGCACCAGATGAACGTGACGCAGCAACCCCTGCCGCCGGTGTCATGCTCGTGTCAGGAGAACACGCCATGA
- the lepA gene encoding translation elongation factor 4 — protein MKQIRNFCIIAHIDHGKSTLADRLIQACGGVTQRELHEQMLDSMDIERERGITIKSNTITLDYRGADGQDYQLNLIDTPGHVDFSHEVRRSLMACEGALMVVDASQGVEAQTVANLYLALEYDLELLPVINKIDLPAADIDRVREEIDSDLGLDPFAAIPVSAKTGQGIEDVLAGIVEHLPPPSGDPDAPLKALVFDAHFDKYRGVILQCRVMEGTLKPRDEIHFMHADRDYKVDELGYNQLKAVPKKQLSAGEVGYVVAGVKSVQDIEIGDTITLVDRPAAEPIPGYQPAKQVVFSSIYPMSTDEYQDLTKALEKLAINDAALTFEKDSSAALGFGFRCGFLGLLHLDVIQERLQREFDIGLVISAPSVSYKLNLNDGSTVEVDNPSYWPDPTNIQSASEPYIKASILIPEEYVGPVMELCRDHRSESQTMNYLAAGRLEVVSEMPLGEVLFDFYDKLKMITRGYGSFDYVPIEYRPTDVVKVDILVNKEPVDALSYLVHRDKARARALHYCEQLAEAIPRHQFKIPIQGAIGGTIISRATIQPYRKDVTAKLYGGDVSRKKKLLEKQKKGKAKMKQFGSVNIPQKAFVSVLRADKD, from the coding sequence ATGAAACAGATCCGCAACTTTTGCATCATCGCTCATATCGACCACGGCAAGTCCACCCTGGCCGATCGCTTGATCCAGGCCTGTGGCGGGGTGACGCAGCGTGAATTGCATGAGCAAATGCTGGATTCGATGGATATTGAGCGTGAGCGGGGGATCACGATCAAGAGCAACACGATCACGCTGGACTATCGCGGCGCCGACGGCCAGGACTATCAACTCAACCTGATCGACACCCCCGGACACGTGGACTTTTCGCACGAAGTCCGCCGCTCGCTGATGGCCTGCGAAGGCGCCCTGATGGTCGTCGACGCCTCGCAGGGCGTGGAGGCTCAAACGGTGGCGAATCTGTATTTGGCTCTGGAATACGATCTGGAATTGCTGCCGGTGATCAACAAAATCGATCTGCCGGCCGCCGATATCGATCGGGTGCGAGAAGAAATCGACTCGGATTTGGGACTCGATCCCTTTGCCGCCATTCCGGTATCGGCCAAAACAGGGCAAGGTATCGAGGACGTGTTGGCTGGCATCGTGGAACACCTGCCCCCGCCCAGCGGCGATCCCGACGCACCATTAAAAGCGTTGGTGTTTGACGCGCATTTCGATAAATACCGCGGCGTGATCCTGCAGTGCCGTGTCATGGAAGGCACGCTAAAACCACGCGACGAAATCCATTTCATGCACGCCGATCGCGACTACAAAGTCGACGAATTGGGCTACAACCAACTGAAAGCCGTGCCCAAGAAACAGCTAAGTGCCGGCGAAGTCGGGTACGTCGTGGCCGGCGTAAAAAGTGTCCAGGATATCGAGATCGGCGATACGATTACGCTGGTCGACCGCCCGGCGGCGGAACCGATTCCGGGCTACCAGCCCGCCAAGCAGGTGGTGTTTTCGTCGATCTATCCGATGAGCACCGACGAATATCAAGACCTGACCAAGGCCTTGGAAAAACTAGCCATCAATGACGCCGCCTTGACCTTCGAAAAAGACAGCTCGGCGGCTCTCGGTTTCGGTTTCCGCTGCGGCTTTTTGGGGCTGCTGCACCTGGACGTGATCCAGGAACGTCTGCAACGCGAATTTGACATCGGGCTGGTGATTTCAGCCCCATCGGTCAGCTACAAGCTGAATTTGAACGACGGCTCGACGGTAGAAGTCGACAATCCCAGTTACTGGCCGGACCCCACCAACATTCAATCCGCCTCCGAACCCTACATCAAAGCTTCGATCCTGATCCCCGAAGAATACGTGGGGCCGGTGATGGAATTGTGCCGCGACCATCGCTCGGAAAGTCAGACGATGAACTATCTGGCGGCGGGACGCCTGGAAGTCGTCAGCGAGATGCCGCTGGGTGAAGTCCTGTTCGACTTCTATGACAAGTTGAAAATGATCACCCGCGGATACGGCTCATTCGATTACGTGCCCATCGAATATCGGCCCACCGACGTGGTCAAGGTGGATATCTTGGTTAACAAGGAACCGGTCGATGCGCTGAGCTATCTGGTGCATCGCGACAAGGCTCGCGCTCGAGCCTTGCACTACTGCGAACAATTGGCCGAAGCGATTCCGCGACACCAGTTCAAAATCCCGATTCAAGGTGCGATCGGCGGCACCATTATTTCCCGCGCCACGATTCAGCCGTATCGTAAAGACGTGACGGCGAAACTTTACGGTGGCGACGTATCGCGCAAGAAAAAGCTGCTCGAGAAACAGAAGAAGGGCAAAGCCAAAATGAAGCAATTTGGCAGCGTCAACATCCCGCAAAAAGCGTTCGTCTCGGTGCTCCGCGCCGATAAGGATTAA
- a CDS encoding asparagine synthase-related protein has protein sequence MHSTALVERLVNLLDPAENLIFNMPVEEAVARVGSGDPQQVRGIDGHFALIHKQGTAIRMARSIGRPMRYFLAKRAEGPCLVVAERIDEIYNFLQSEGLADQFHPSYTRMVPAHYIVELALIGCPDPNPQATRYFTPPRNQSSTDLQEIGRNYIGALSDEIHRWLDTIATDQPLGVLFSGGIDSGSVFLLLYHALLKRGESPARLKAFTLSVDHGGEDVAQAEQFLGELDLSMFWEPISVDHSALDYRQAIRVIEDYKPLDVQAATVTLALCQGIRQRYPDWKYLIDGDGGDENLKDYPIEDNSELTIRSVLNNPLLYQEGWGVQAVKHSLTYSGGQSRGHVRSHAPARHFGFRGFSPYALPNVIEVAEGIPFIELTDWQQDRLYALKGEIVRLGVEAITGITMPTFEKRRFQRGAVSEQRFAELFPADETAYRTAFAKQYA, from the coding sequence ATGCATTCCACCGCCCTTGTTGAACGATTGGTCAATCTGCTCGATCCTGCGGAGAATTTGATTTTCAATATGCCCGTGGAAGAGGCTGTCGCGCGGGTTGGTTCCGGAGATCCCCAACAGGTGCGGGGAATCGACGGTCATTTTGCCCTGATCCATAAACAGGGTACGGCGATTCGCATGGCTCGTTCCATCGGCCGCCCCATGAGGTACTTTTTGGCCAAACGCGCTGAGGGGCCGTGTCTGGTGGTTGCCGAACGGATCGACGAGATTTACAACTTTCTGCAAAGCGAAGGTTTGGCGGATCAATTCCATCCTTCCTACACCCGCATGGTGCCGGCTCACTACATCGTCGAATTGGCTCTCATCGGCTGTCCGGATCCCAATCCCCAGGCCACCCGTTACTTCACCCCGCCACGCAATCAGTCGAGCACCGATCTGCAGGAAATCGGCCGAAACTATATCGGTGCCCTGTCGGATGAAATCCATCGTTGGCTGGACACCATCGCGACCGATCAACCCCTGGGCGTCTTGTTCTCGGGCGGCATCGACAGCGGTTCGGTGTTCCTGCTGCTCTACCACGCCTTGCTCAAACGCGGCGAGTCGCCCGCACGTCTGAAAGCGTTCACCTTGTCCGTCGATCACGGCGGCGAGGATGTCGCTCAGGCGGAACAGTTTCTGGGGGAACTCGATCTATCGATGTTTTGGGAGCCGATCTCGGTCGACCATTCGGCGTTGGACTATCGCCAGGCGATCCGCGTGATCGAAGACTACAAGCCGCTGGACGTTCAAGCGGCCACCGTGACGCTGGCCCTGTGTCAGGGTATTCGTCAACGCTATCCCGATTGGAAGTACTTGATCGATGGCGACGGCGGCGACGAGAACCTGAAGGACTATCCGATCGAAGATAATTCGGAACTAACGATTCGCAGCGTCCTCAACAACCCGCTGCTGTACCAGGAGGGCTGGGGCGTGCAGGCGGTCAAGCACTCGCTGACCTATTCCGGCGGGCAAAGTCGTGGACATGTGCGGTCTCACGCGCCGGCTAGACATTTCGGGTTTCGTGGGTTCAGCCCTTACGCGTTGCCCAATGTGATTGAAGTCGCCGAAGGTATCCCCTTCATCGAGTTGACGGACTGGCAACAAGATCGACTGTACGCCCTGAAGGGTGAAATCGTCCGACTGGGCGTCGAGGCCATTACGGGCATCACCATGCCTACGTTTGAAAAACGGCGATTCCAGCGCGGCGCGGTCAGCGAACAACGTTTTGCCGAACTGTTTCCCGCCGACGAAACGGCTTATCGAACAGCCTTCGCAAAACAGTATGCCTGA
- the rpoN gene encoding RNA polymerase factor sigma-54, translating to MRMSMGLDARQLQVQKIAPRMIQSMEILQLPVQALQERIEREMNENPLLEQQDSDPLAPDENDDVDGNSKDTRAETEKELVVDNDHDNKEDFERLLNMDSELPNTFDDSFRRSANRIQDDADRRHDLMANAEMRPESLNDFLLHQLAEMDIDDHVEAMAERIISTLDARDGGYLRMPLNDLLPSNHSKEDLEIAKEALAVVQSLEPIGIAARDLRECLLLQLQPEMPLHDEMKTLISNHLQDLAENRMPAIQRKTGFSIETIQTARDAMHKLNPKPGNAFTKTYVPTVTPDVIVEQDESGDYKVTLDDDRVPRLYISEYYRTRLQDPTSTNEEREFIKKKINGAQWLIDSIEQRRSTLTKVAQAIVEHQSRFLDEGPEAIEPLKMQQIADRVGVHVTTVSRAVDDKWMQTPRGILPMKRFFVGGTQTDGGEDVAWDTIRLKLQELIDKEDKSSPHSDEDLVEELNKVGMTVARRTVTKYRKKMGIPSSRQRRDWSLVKKS from the coding sequence ATGCGCATGTCGATGGGCCTCGATGCCCGGCAGTTGCAAGTTCAGAAAATTGCGCCGCGAATGATCCAGTCGATGGAGATTTTGCAATTACCCGTGCAAGCTTTGCAAGAACGCATCGAGCGGGAGATGAACGAAAATCCGCTGCTTGAACAGCAGGATAGTGATCCGCTGGCTCCGGACGAAAACGATGATGTCGACGGCAACTCCAAAGACACCCGGGCGGAAACCGAAAAAGAGTTGGTGGTCGATAACGATCACGACAACAAGGAGGACTTCGAGCGGTTGTTGAACATGGACAGCGAGCTGCCCAATACGTTCGATGACTCCTTTCGCCGTTCAGCCAACCGGATCCAGGACGACGCTGATCGCCGTCACGACCTGATGGCCAACGCGGAAATGCGGCCCGAATCGCTGAACGATTTCCTGCTGCATCAACTGGCCGAAATGGATATCGACGATCACGTCGAAGCCATGGCCGAACGCATCATCAGTACGCTGGATGCCCGCGATGGCGGTTATCTGCGGATGCCGCTGAACGACCTGCTGCCCTCGAATCACTCCAAAGAAGACCTCGAGATTGCCAAAGAGGCGTTGGCCGTTGTGCAGTCGCTCGAACCGATTGGCATCGCCGCCCGCGACCTTCGCGAGTGCCTGTTGCTGCAACTGCAACCCGAGATGCCGTTGCACGACGAAATGAAAACGCTGATCAGCAACCACCTGCAAGACTTGGCCGAAAACCGTATGCCGGCCATTCAGCGGAAGACCGGCTTTAGCATCGAAACGATTCAGACGGCTCGCGATGCGATGCACAAGTTGAATCCCAAACCCGGCAACGCGTTCACCAAAACGTACGTGCCCACGGTCACGCCCGATGTGATTGTCGAACAGGACGAGTCGGGCGACTACAAGGTCACGCTGGACGATGACCGCGTGCCGCGATTGTATATCAGCGAGTACTACCGCACGCGGCTGCAGGATCCGACCAGCACCAACGAAGAACGTGAGTTCATCAAGAAGAAGATCAACGGCGCGCAATGGTTGATCGATTCGATCGAGCAACGACGCAGCACGCTCACCAAAGTTGCTCAAGCGATCGTGGAACATCAGTCGCGGTTTTTGGATGAAGGTCCCGAAGCCATCGAACCGCTGAAAATGCAGCAGATCGCCGATCGCGTGGGCGTGCATGTGACCACGGTCAGTCGCGCGGTCGACGATAAATGGATGCAGACCCCGCGAGGCATTTTGCCGATGAAACGCTTCTTCGTCGGCGGTACCCAGACCGACGGCGGTGAAGACGTGGCCTGGGATACGATTCGCTTGAAGCTGCAGGAATTGATTGACAAGGAAGACAAGAGCAGCCCCCACAGCGATGAAGATCTGGTGGAAGAACTGAACAAAGTGGGGATGACGGTGGCTCGCCGTACGGTGACCAAGTATCGTAAAAAGATGGGGATTCCCAGCAGCCGCCAACGTCGCGATTGGTCGTTGGTCAAAAAAAGCTAG
- the recR gene encoding recombination mediator RecR yields MSAESGSVDDLVQQLGRLPGIGRKSAERLAYHLLRVPKAEALALADAIRRVRENVRYCETCFNLSEGPACEVCRDPQRDPTRLCIVEQPRDLMSLEQAGVYRGLYHVLLGRIAPLDGIGPDQLTIDPLVERVRTGNFQEVIMATNPTLEGDGTSLFISNQLSEFSVNVTRLARGITAGSVLEYANKEILADALTGRQKL; encoded by the coding sequence ATTTCAGCAGAATCGGGATCGGTGGACGATTTGGTCCAACAACTAGGGCGGTTGCCCGGCATCGGTCGTAAGAGCGCCGAACGACTGGCCTATCACCTGTTGCGGGTGCCCAAAGCCGAAGCGTTAGCGTTGGCCGATGCGATCCGACGCGTGCGTGAAAACGTTCGCTACTGCGAAACCTGTTTCAACCTCTCCGAAGGGCCGGCCTGTGAGGTTTGTCGGGATCCGCAACGCGATCCCACGCGGTTGTGCATCGTCGAACAGCCACGGGATTTGATGTCGCTGGAACAGGCCGGGGTTTACCGCGGTTTGTACCATGTATTACTCGGACGTATTGCTCCGTTGGACGGGATTGGACCCGATCAACTGACGATTGACCCGCTGGTGGAACGGGTTCGTACGGGTAACTTTCAGGAAGTCATTATGGCCACCAACCCTACGCTCGAAGGCGACGGCACCTCGCTGTTTATTTCGAACCAGTTAAGCGAGTTTTCGGTCAATGTAACGCGGCTGGCGCGGGGCATTACAGCGGGCAGCGTACTGGAATATGCCAACAAAGAAATTTTGGCGGACGCCCTCACCGGACGGCAAAAACTTTGA
- a CDS encoding YbaB/EbfC family nucleoid-associated protein, giving the protein MFKFGSIASMMGGLQKLPEAMAEMTEQLRNETFGVSAGDGAVTAVFNGLGDMLSIQFDSQQHADEQLQIWIREVCNQGHVEAKQKFAEAMQGVTNELKLDGLPGMDGALASLTGG; this is encoded by the coding sequence ATGTTTAAATTTGGAAGTATTGCCTCGATGATGGGTGGCTTGCAAAAGTTGCCCGAAGCGATGGCGGAGATGACTGAACAGCTCCGCAATGAAACGTTTGGAGTCAGCGCCGGCGATGGCGCGGTGACGGCCGTGTTTAACGGTCTTGGTGACATGCTTTCGATTCAGTTCGACAGCCAACAGCACGCCGACGAACAATTGCAAATCTGGATTCGCGAGGTCTGTAATCAAGGACACGTCGAAGCCAAGCAGAAGTTTGCCGAAGCCATGCAGGGCGTCACGAATGAACTGAAGCTGGACGGCTTGCCCGGCATGGACGGTGCCTTGGCCTCGTTGACGGGTGGTTGA
- a CDS encoding NAD(P)/FAD-dependent oxidoreductase — translation MREHHAVDVAVVGAGCGGSLIALLLNRIGLSVVLLDRGSHPRFAIGESSTPTADLVLRDLAQRYELPALLPLSQYGTWKANYPQLTCGLKRGFSYFHQCPGQPFRPLSDHSNELLVAASSDDRHADTHWLRSDVDAFLVRQVQAAGIPYIDQTEFIAEQCQPTWKLSGSRENIPLSITAKFLIDATGEAAFLPHILGLTNKTSRMRTNSRALFAHFEGVTPWQEMLVAQNADLDAYPFRSDIAAVHHLLQEGWMWQLRFDNGVTSVGFALEGGCQAGPAKLSPTAEWNALLERYPTLADQFADARVVAPERGLTRTGRLQRRWEPSAGENWALLPHTAGFVDPLYSPGLAQTMCGVERLVGLLEQHWGRESLPERLAGYQRTVAAELDLIDRLVHGSYRCRHHFDLFVPYSMLYFAAATTYEQRRLEHGFDPGKAAPAFLCADEADFQAIVGELQQRLEHALASPDRRPASDRFFAEVAEAIAPYNHVGLCDRTVHNMYHHTAVNP, via the coding sequence ATGAGGGAACATCACGCGGTCGACGTGGCCGTCGTCGGCGCGGGGTGCGGGGGCAGTTTGATCGCGCTGTTGTTGAACCGCATCGGCCTGAGCGTCGTGCTGTTGGACCGCGGCAGCCATCCCCGATTTGCGATTGGTGAATCCTCCACACCTACCGCCGACCTAGTGCTCCGCGATCTGGCCCAACGGTATGAATTGCCCGCTCTGCTTCCGCTGTCGCAGTACGGAACCTGGAAAGCAAACTATCCGCAACTGACCTGCGGATTAAAACGAGGCTTTTCGTACTTTCATCAATGTCCCGGGCAACCGTTCCGGCCTCTGTCCGATCACTCCAATGAACTGTTGGTGGCGGCAAGCAGCGACGACAGGCATGCCGATACGCACTGGCTGCGATCCGATGTCGATGCTTTTCTCGTTCGACAAGTGCAGGCGGCCGGCATTCCCTATATCGATCAAACCGAATTCATCGCGGAGCAATGCCAGCCGACGTGGAAACTTTCCGGTAGCCGCGAAAACATTCCCCTTTCCATCACAGCGAAATTTTTGATCGACGCCACGGGCGAGGCCGCTTTTCTGCCTCACATATTGGGTTTGACCAACAAAACGTCACGAATGCGGACCAACTCACGGGCGCTGTTCGCTCATTTCGAAGGGGTCACGCCCTGGCAGGAAATGTTGGTTGCTCAAAACGCCGACCTGGATGCCTATCCGTTCCGCAGCGACATCGCAGCCGTGCATCATCTGTTGCAAGAGGGTTGGATGTGGCAATTGCGGTTCGACAATGGCGTCACCAGCGTTGGTTTTGCACTTGAGGGGGGCTGCCAGGCGGGGCCTGCCAAGCTTTCGCCGACAGCCGAATGGAACGCGTTGCTGGAGCGTTATCCAACATTGGCGGACCAGTTCGCAGACGCCCGCGTTGTCGCGCCCGAGCGTGGGCTGACGCGGACCGGACGATTGCAGCGGCGGTGGGAACCGAGCGCCGGAGAAAACTGGGCGCTGCTGCCGCACACGGCCGGTTTTGTGGATCCGCTGTACAGCCCGGGCCTGGCGCAAACCATGTGTGGCGTCGAACGGTTGGTCGGATTATTAGAGCAACACTGGGGACGTGAGTCGCTGCCAGAGCGATTGGCCGGCTACCAGCGAACGGTTGCGGCGGAGCTGGATTTGATCGACCGGTTGGTGCATGGAAGCTATCGATGCCGGCACCATTTTGATTTGTTTGTGCCCTATTCGATGCTGTATTTCGCCGCCGCGACAACGTACGAGCAGCGGCGTTTGGAACACGGTTTTGACCCAGGCAAGGCCGCTCCGGCATTTCTGTGTGCCGACGAAGCCGATTTTCAAGCGATTGTGGGCGAGCTACAGCAACGACTGGAGCACGCTTTAGCTTCCCCTGACCGGCGTCCAGCCAGCGATCGTTTCTTTGCAGAAGTGGCCGAGGCGATTGCCCCGTACAACCACGTTGGCCTATGCGACCGGACCGTCCACAACATGTACCACCACACCGCCGTCAACCCGTAG
- a CDS encoding SHD1 domain-containing protein, translating to MQFRHVLFLSLAIGWAVAAGDRVQAETWTDSSGQFRIEAEFEKFANGLVYLKKSNGQVISVPVQRLNAASIAQAKQLHAAAGGAAEAGGPVMDGAASKLGANPTARETAEIMSQAMVHFHLPTLWDGLTPKYQRDVQQNIRMHADAIDPAIWRGVAGLVKNASELVKTKRDMFLNNPTLGAMLSNDESTKQAWDAAANLLASIANSRLTDQEAMKQFDMAQFIASDAPAIRAAFVAFTEKVGTMEQSPFGNLAEAPKIETLSESASEAVFRITMGDEVDEVKFVKVENRWLPADMVEGWDEMMQEQRDTVAKLKSPEGQQQMMQMQMGVMMASAPLNALLGANTQQEFDQVIDSLAQTVGGMFGNAEITVEEEEFQFDEAP from the coding sequence ATGCAATTTAGACACGTTTTGTTTTTGTCCCTGGCGATCGGCTGGGCAGTTGCTGCCGGTGACCGCGTCCAAGCGGAAACCTGGACCGACAGCTCCGGCCAATTTCGCATCGAAGCCGAATTTGAAAAGTTCGCCAACGGACTGGTGTATCTGAAAAAGAGTAACGGCCAGGTAATCTCGGTGCCGGTGCAACGGCTGAACGCCGCAAGTATTGCGCAGGCCAAACAGTTGCACGCGGCGGCGGGCGGCGCGGCCGAGGCGGGGGGGCCGGTAATGGATGGCGCAGCAAGCAAGTTGGGCGCCAATCCCACGGCTCGCGAAACCGCCGAAATTATGTCTCAAGCGATGGTGCATTTTCATCTGCCAACGCTCTGGGATGGCTTGACGCCCAAGTACCAACGCGACGTCCAGCAAAACATTCGCATGCACGCCGACGCCATCGACCCGGCGATATGGAGAGGCGTGGCGGGGTTGGTCAAAAATGCCAGTGAGCTGGTCAAGACCAAACGCGACATGTTCTTGAACAACCCCACGCTGGGAGCGATGTTGAGCAATGACGAGTCCACCAAGCAAGCTTGGGATGCCGCCGCGAACTTGTTGGCTTCCATCGCCAACAGCCGGCTGACCGATCAGGAAGCGATGAAGCAATTCGATATGGCTCAATTTATCGCCAGCGATGCCCCGGCGATCCGCGCCGCCTTTGTGGCCTTCACCGAAAAGGTTGGCACGATGGAACAGAGTCCGTTTGGAAATCTCGCCGAAGCGCCCAAGATCGAAACGCTTTCGGAATCCGCCAGCGAAGCAGTGTTTCGCATCACGATGGGCGACGAGGTCGACGAAGTGAAATTCGTCAAAGTAGAAAACCGTTGGTTGCCCGCCGATATGGTCGAGGGCTGGGATGAGATGATGCAGGAGCAACGTGACACGGTGGCTAAACTCAAATCGCCCGAAGGCCAGCAACAGATGATGCAGATGCAAATGGGCGTGATGATGGCCTCCGCTCCGCTGAACGCACTGTTGGGCGCCAACACGCAGCAGGAGTTTGATCAAGTGATCGATTCGCTGGCTCAAACCGTCGGCGGGATGTTCGGAAACGCCGAAATCACCGTCGAAGAAGAAGAGTTTCAGTTCGACGAAGCCCCGTAG